In Carya illinoinensis cultivar Pawnee chromosome 9, C.illinoinensisPawnee_v1, whole genome shotgun sequence, the following are encoded in one genomic region:
- the LOC122277363 gene encoding protein DETOXIFICATION 25-like isoform X2: MSSATETLCGQAFGAGQYHMLGIYLQRSWIINIVTATILAPVFIFSTPIFELLGEEEDLAEVAGYISLWFIPVLYYFPFTFSIQKYLQAQLKNNVVGFLSTGAFVLHILLSWLFVVKLNFGIPGAMASMAISFWSVVIGMFIYVFGGWCPNTWRGFTVAAFQDLLPIVKLSISSGVMLCLELWYNAVLVLLAGYAKNSTVAVSAFSISLNIIAWVFMIFFGFLSAASVRVSNELGRGDAEAVKFSIKVITTTSICLGVFAWILCFVFDRKIAYLFTSDEEVAESVLDLSTLLGVSVLLNSIQPVLSGVAVGAGRQALVAYINIGSYFLIGVPVGVLLAYVADLEIKGLWIGMIIGIMVQCLVLGYITFRTDWNEQVKKASERLNRWFLNSPEESNRNSA, translated from the exons ATGTCAAGTGCCACTGAGACTCTATGCGGGCAAGCGTTTGGAGCAGGGCAATACCACATGTTGGGTATCTACCTGCAAAGGTCATGGATCATCAATATTGTTACTGCAACAATCTTGGCCCCTGTTTTTATCTTCTCAACACCCATCTTTGAGCTACTTGGTGAGGAAGAAGACTTAGCAGAAGTTGCTGGATATATCTCACTTTGGTTTATTCCAGTTCTCTACTATTTTCCCTTTACCTTCAGCATTCAAAAGTATTTACAGGCACAACTAAAAAACAACGTTGTTGGATTTCTTTCTACTGGGGCATTTGTTCTTCATATTCTCTTGTCTTGGCTTTTTGTGGTCAAACTCAACTTTGGAATCCCTGGTGCAATGGCTTCGATGGCTATCTCATTTTGGTCAGTGGTGATTGGAATGTTCATATATGTGTTTGGAGGTTGGTGTCCCAACACATGGAGAGGTTTCACAGTAGCTGCTTTCCAGGATTTATTACCAATCGTCAAGCTCTCAATCTCTTCAGGTGTTATGCTTTG CTTAGAGTTATGGTACAATGCTGTTTTAGTATTGCTGGCGGGATATGCGAAGAACTCCACGGTTGCAGTATCCGCCTTTTCCATTTC CCTTAATATCATTGCTTGGGTATTTATGATCTTCTTTGGCTTCTTATCAGCTGCAAG TGTCCGGGTTTCAAACGAACTAGGGAGAGGAGATGCTGAAGCTGTAAAATTTTCCATTAAAGTCATTACTACTACTTCCATATGTCTTGGAGTGTTTGCCTGgattttgtgttttgtgtttgatAGAAAAATCGCTTATTTATTTACGAGTGATGAGGAAGTTGCAGAATCCGTGTTAGATCTATCTACCCTGCTTGGTGTATCTGTGTTACTCAACAGCATCCAGCCAGTATTGTCAG GTGTGGCAGTCGGTGCTGGTCGGCAAGCTCTGGTTGCATATATTAACATTGGTAGCTATTTTCTGATTGGGGTGCCAGTAGGAGTTCTTCTTGCATATGTAGCCGATCTAGAAATAAAA gGTCTGTGGATTGGAATGATCATTGGCATCATGGTCCAATGCCTCGTGCTCGGCTACATTACTTTTAGAACCGATTGGAATGAACAG GTCAAGAAAGCATCGGAACGCCTAAATAGGTGGTTCTTGAATTCTcctgaagaatctaatagaaaTTCTGCTTAG
- the LOC122277363 gene encoding protein DETOXIFICATION 25-like isoform X1 yields MDERLLRSEVPKETSNLPKRIWVESRKIWKVAFPSMISRVTQFGVFVVTQAFIGHIGEVDLAAYALVQIIAVRFVNGILLGMSSATETLCGQAFGAGQYHMLGIYLQRSWIINIVTATILAPVFIFSTPIFELLGEEEDLAEVAGYISLWFIPVLYYFPFTFSIQKYLQAQLKNNVVGFLSTGAFVLHILLSWLFVVKLNFGIPGAMASMAISFWSVVIGMFIYVFGGWCPNTWRGFTVAAFQDLLPIVKLSISSGVMLCLELWYNAVLVLLAGYAKNSTVAVSAFSISLNIIAWVFMIFFGFLSAASVRVSNELGRGDAEAVKFSIKVITTTSICLGVFAWILCFVFDRKIAYLFTSDEEVAESVLDLSTLLGVSVLLNSIQPVLSGVAVGAGRQALVAYINIGSYFLIGVPVGVLLAYVADLEIKGLWIGMIIGIMVQCLVLGYITFRTDWNEQVKKASERLNRWFLNSPEESNRNSA; encoded by the exons ATGGATGAGAGATTGCTTAGATCAGAAGTACCAAAAGAAACTAGCAATCTTCCAAAGAGGATTTGGGTGGAAAGCAGAAAAATATGGAAGGTAGCGTTTCCTTCCATGATATCTAGGGTCACTCAATTTGGGGTGTTTGTGGTGACACAAGCATTTATAGGACATATTGGTGAAGTGGATCTTGCGGCTTATGCACTCGTACAGATCATTGCTGTACGATTTGTAAATGGAATATTG TTGGGCATGTCAAGTGCCACTGAGACTCTATGCGGGCAAGCGTTTGGAGCAGGGCAATACCACATGTTGGGTATCTACCTGCAAAGGTCATGGATCATCAATATTGTTACTGCAACAATCTTGGCCCCTGTTTTTATCTTCTCAACACCCATCTTTGAGCTACTTGGTGAGGAAGAAGACTTAGCAGAAGTTGCTGGATATATCTCACTTTGGTTTATTCCAGTTCTCTACTATTTTCCCTTTACCTTCAGCATTCAAAAGTATTTACAGGCACAACTAAAAAACAACGTTGTTGGATTTCTTTCTACTGGGGCATTTGTTCTTCATATTCTCTTGTCTTGGCTTTTTGTGGTCAAACTCAACTTTGGAATCCCTGGTGCAATGGCTTCGATGGCTATCTCATTTTGGTCAGTGGTGATTGGAATGTTCATATATGTGTTTGGAGGTTGGTGTCCCAACACATGGAGAGGTTTCACAGTAGCTGCTTTCCAGGATTTATTACCAATCGTCAAGCTCTCAATCTCTTCAGGTGTTATGCTTTG CTTAGAGTTATGGTACAATGCTGTTTTAGTATTGCTGGCGGGATATGCGAAGAACTCCACGGTTGCAGTATCCGCCTTTTCCATTTC CCTTAATATCATTGCTTGGGTATTTATGATCTTCTTTGGCTTCTTATCAGCTGCAAG TGTCCGGGTTTCAAACGAACTAGGGAGAGGAGATGCTGAAGCTGTAAAATTTTCCATTAAAGTCATTACTACTACTTCCATATGTCTTGGAGTGTTTGCCTGgattttgtgttttgtgtttgatAGAAAAATCGCTTATTTATTTACGAGTGATGAGGAAGTTGCAGAATCCGTGTTAGATCTATCTACCCTGCTTGGTGTATCTGTGTTACTCAACAGCATCCAGCCAGTATTGTCAG GTGTGGCAGTCGGTGCTGGTCGGCAAGCTCTGGTTGCATATATTAACATTGGTAGCTATTTTCTGATTGGGGTGCCAGTAGGAGTTCTTCTTGCATATGTAGCCGATCTAGAAATAAAA gGTCTGTGGATTGGAATGATCATTGGCATCATGGTCCAATGCCTCGTGCTCGGCTACATTACTTTTAGAACCGATTGGAATGAACAG GTCAAGAAAGCATCGGAACGCCTAAATAGGTGGTTCTTGAATTCTcctgaagaatctaatagaaaTTCTGCTTAG